The DNA sequence ttgaacaaaacaaGATTATGCACAACATAGAGATCATAAGGTGGAGCATCCATTCATATAAGTCTGAACAAACACATTGTCAAGGGTTACAAAACACAATTGTTCTTTTAAGTACTTATATGGTTATTCAATCAGATCCTTTGACAACCTTTTAACAGCAATAGAGGCTCCAAGATAATTAATCAGCAGTCCAACTCTGCTCAACAATATCTCGTACTCTTCTGTTGTATTCACGTTTGTTTTCACTAAACATCCGAGCAGCTTCTGAATTCGCTGGAGAGTTTGGGTTTGGATCACAAAGCAAGCTCTGCAACAAGAAACTCAGTTTCATGTGAGCagaaaatattcaaagcaaAGCACAAGTAACACATTATATTCTTAATGCTTACCAATTAGTCAAGTGTATTTCTAGTTTACTTAGGCTTTTGGAGGATATATAATCCTCTTATATTGTACTTAGCTCTTTTCCATCTCTTATCTTAAAGAAAACAGTGATAGAACTAAATAAATACAGTGATTTCTTACATAAAGgagagaatataattttttaaagaggaCATTATTTGTTTTCTAGAAGCCTACTACAACagttttctcttttaaaaagaaaaaaaaaatcgagaTTACAATACAGCCAGTTGTTATTGAACCTTGTGGAAATTCCTAGATTCTtaactacttttttttgttagtaaaCAAGAAGGCATGCAAAGACATAACTACTTGAAAAATAAGATGATGAAATGGAAAGAATAAAAGACTGCAAGACCAAAACTGACAGATAAGTGTATTGTAGACACACGAATCTGGCACTTGCACATGAATCTACATATGATACACTCTTGAACTGTTGTGAGTATGCAAAACTAATCGAAAGGCAATATTTCTTATTTCACAGTCTTAACAGACAAGGCAGCTAAAGGCTCCTACACCCTCATAACTTCGCACAAGTATAACGATGACTCCAATGAATCGCTGCTATCAAAAGAAAGGTACACAGATTTTGGGATGggatacaatcaaattagtGTTCACATTAATAGTCTTAAGGCAATACCAAAATATAGAGAATCACTATGACCTGAATTGAGGTAAGTATCGCCGCAACATCATAAATCGGGCTccattgattttgtaaaatgtcCAAACATATGCTTCCATCTGCATAAACTAAAATTGACAAAGGAAAAGGGGCTCAGAACTGCAAATTACCGAACTTGACAAAAGCAAATAGTACTTAATTACTTATTTCCATACAGATTCATTAATCCattgaaagaaacaaaaaagcaaACTCTTGGTTCACCAGTGACTTCCAAAATCCAAATTTATTTGGTAgatttaaataatgattttctGTTCTGTTTGAAGTTGGATTGTAAGTCATGGGTGCTGAATATACAAATAGTTCAAGTGGTTGCTATTTCAATTCCATTATGTGATTGCAGGGTTCTACACATGTTGACTCAGAAAGAGAGGCAAGAAGGCAAGTTCTAGTTTCCTACTTACTGTTGGGATGAAACATTTGAGAAACAAAGCGCACTGTAGGTGGTTTATTAGGATAATCCTCGGTGAACTGAAGTGTTAACTTAAATGTGCCTGAAAGACGCACAAATTAGATCAGATAAGCCATACTGAAATTATAAGACAAAGTAACCATGTCTAATTAAAATACCCTCACTTGAAGAATCTATCAAACAGTAAAATCAATCACCTAAAGATGCCTAAAATCAATACCAAAACCTGTAGCACTATAAATATTTGCttgaatcaaataaaagaaCACCATCTTTCTAGATGCTTTTCAAATTGGATGACAGATATAAACACTAATATTCTTGAAGATTTCTAGTACTTgcatcttaaaaaaatcatctgaTTGTACTTTACagcaacataataataataataataataataataataataataataatagatagatagatagatagatagatgcaAAGTTCAACTTTCTTCTTCTCAATTATTAGGGGTGAAGGTTGTGCTATCATATCAACGGTAATAGAAAGATGCTATGCCTAGGGGCtaattacaaacaaaacaaTCACAACTGATCATCTTAATAATGGAAACTTCAGTTAAATGTGCACAATCTTTGGTTTAAAATGTTAAAGGTTCATCAAGAAAAGGACTGCACAATCTTTGGTTAGTGAGTGACGCAGAGGGGGGAGAGAGGAAACAAAACAGTATCTTAGGACATGCAAAGAAATTTTCATGTGAACATTGAAACAATAAAGTCTTTTTGAGTAAATAAGGTAGAAGATATTATTGTACCTCCATCCCAGGGGGTGTCATCCGGTctagaaaaacaacaaaaaaagcaaaattagaCCACAAAAGGGAACAAACCcttaaggaaagaaaattcttcGGTATACTAACATACCCGAAGATAACTGCATTCCAAAGCATAATATTATTGTCTTGAGGAGCACCACTGATGCCAGCAGGAGGATCTAGTTGCAATCTTTTGAAATCTCTCATGAGTCTCTTCCTTGCAGGAGTTGACAtcctcacaagtcacaacctATATTCCAATCAAGTCCAACACAAGCAGTGGCAATCAGTAATTGACAAGCCATTGTGCATAGAGAAACAAGAGATGGATAAACAGAGAGCAACATCAGCAAGCAACTGATTGAAGACAGTAGCAATCTACAACAAATTACTACACAACACATTAAAAGTTTAAAGAAATGCAAACCCGCACAAAATGagagataaaattgatttttctacAGTGGCTCACAACAATCAAGCTAGTACAGTGGTACACAATGATCAAAGTTCATAATTTCCAAAATTACGTATGATGGAAAACCAATTCCTACAGAGGACGTGTTATTGAGTTTAAAGATGGATTCATTTCCCTGTCAAAGTCAAAACCACAAAGTGGGGGGAAGCAAATTCATGCCTACACAACACAAATAAACATACTCAAGGTTTTCCAAAATACACAAAAACTTGGTTTCTCAAAAATCACAAGCCCAAATCCTCACTCGGCAGATCAATTCTTCCActtttctcataaaaaaattccaaCGCAGGATTTGTAAAAAGTAACCAACCGTTTAACTACAAAGCAAATGGGCATCACTTGGTTTCATAAACAAACCTTCCTAGAAcatcaaaaacaattttttaagcaaaaatggGGTTAAGAAAAGAACAAGATGAACCTAAGAGAGAGACTGGTGACTTGTGAGTGAAGGGTGCAGTCCCAGGAGAAAGCAAAAGATGGAACGGGTTATAAAAGATGTGAACGTGAACAGAGAATttgatttgatcatttgaaaagtGCTTCCATGCTTATCAGTACTGAGAGAAAGAGATTCTTCTTCTtgttatcatcatcattattattattagtactatgatatgtatatgaaaattaaaaaaaaaaaaaaaaaaaaggttgtgtCGCTTTCTTTTCTCTTGTAAATTGTACTAATGCAACCACTAACCACTCATTTGCTTGGCAACTTGAACTGCTCATGACTGAAGGGTTTCACACGTTGTAATggatttttatatatacacgCGATGTCTCGTTGTTTGTGTGAAAATAGAAATCGGCATGTGTGTGCGTAACTACTAACTACTACTGCCTGTAGCAAAACTTAAGTCATGATGGTGCTAGGTGTAGGAAGGAGTTAGTCCAATCACGGTTCCaataaacatttatatttaatatctcaTGCCATCttgaaaattatcaacattGTATTAAGTTTATCACTTTGaagattaatttatataaacaaaacaTTCAAGTACCAAACACACACATTACTTTTGAAAGACAAGAATGTATTTACTCATTTATTTTTGacttaattattaaaagattcaatttggtttttaattgtgtaaagatctaatttaattaaagtttaaGAACCTTCTTTTATATTGGTTgtcaaataactaattttaaaaaataacattttacatcaaattataacatatttgacaataaaagatataattattttattttaaacaattaaagtatcagattaaatcttatataattaaaagattaattgtataattaaacctatatttttctctcatatAATTATGTGTTATTAGTATAAGCAAATCCTTACAATAACATTTTGGGATTCTTCTTTAAAcactatatttttatcaaattatttattacccCTTGCATCTTTTAATTATAACACATATAAtcacttctctttttttttttttccaaagaatCTCCACCGAAAATAATAGATTTGAATTTGAGACTTTTAATTACATCGATTTATGTGTTtggtaataaattaaagaatataacCGCTTATATGTGTCTTTAAGTTCgtttaaaaatgaatgaataaaatatagaataaaatctttattaaaaaaaatagtactaaAACAATTTCTCACCTCTTCAGCTCGGGTACTCCATTTAGAAGGGTCTAACTACCTCACAAAAATTACCCCCTCCTTGTAAATGTTTCAACAATCACTGCACATTAAACTTTCTTATGTATTGTCGAGTTGAAGTTTTATTaccaagataaagaaaaaactaaCACGAAGACTTTGCCTCAATTGGAAAACTATGGGAGTTAATTAGATTCCCTTTGCAGAGTTAGAAGACGTTATATATTAcacacaaacaaatcaaaatcatagattATGGCTTATATTTGGACAGCAATGAAAGATACATGCAGAAGAACATCCAAGAATCTATACAGTTGTCTTCTATTGCtgcttcatgcaattaatagaGAATATCTTTGATACTTTTCAGACAATTAAATTGGTGCAGAACAAGTTGATATATATGCTATTGCTGCTTCATGCTTTCGGCACTGCATGGGGCAATACATGACagcaatatataatattatagggGATACATTATACATATCATGAATTgtgaatgggagaaagaaaaaatgaacaagttgatatatatatatatgctattCACCCAATCTCATAAGGTTATACTTTTAtgagaatattaaattaaaaggatTAATTGTAATATTCGAAATCTTAAAAAGACCTCCCcagtatataattaattttgttacatacaaataaaacaaaagtgaATTTCTTTAAAGCcttttagtataaaatatttttttgccaagtgttgagtattaatttaaaaaatattaattcaagtACAAGCGCGAATCTtaaattaagttcattttatgaGAAACGATTTCAACTCTTTAATAATTATAGATTGAATTTTTGGTCGAGATAATTAATGTGACATGTTTATTAATTGTTGGATGGGAATGATCTATATCGCTTCATTTGAGGCAGTtatctccttttttattttgcacatcCATGcatctaaaaaaacattttgtggatttaagagattaaaaaatataaattttaattgaggattaaaaatataaaaatttaaattttagagactaaaaacacatttaaattgtcaaattaatatattaaaaaatcttaaataaaaaaaaaatcaagaactaTAGAAATAGGTCAATCAGTATGTCAGGGGCTTACAACTTAGTTAGCCTAAAGCTTAGTCTAATTTgatctatttattaaaaatatcagaTTTAGTCTTTTTAAGAagctttttttaaagtaaaaagttGAAGCTtcaggttttaaaaataaagcctATTAGGCTGGCCAACAttttcaatcatgttttttttctgtTGTTAGTAGGAACTATAggttaaatttaaacttaatataaaataaaaatattaaataacaaaagaaaaataagcaacaatacaatatatcactttttattttgaactcaATATAATATATCACTTAACTATAGTTTTTGTTGGCTCAAATGCCTTACATATTAACCTAACCTTAAGACTTTTATTAGAACTCACCACTCAGGTcataaatcaataatatatgaaaataaaattaaaaatatctttctaATATCATCCCATTTGAAATCTCTTTAGATAcccaatgaaagaaaataaatttcaacctaTTCACCATGCTTCAAAATCAACCTCTTGAGCTCAAGTAAACCTATTTAACTCACCTAAATTGATTAGGTTGTTGTATGCTTAAACCCATCAATTCACATAACCCAATTGAATTCAACCTACTAATTTGACATGTCAATGTCGAGTTGGGTTGACTTgtcttattgatatttttttaaaaatttaaaattaaaatatttgaatgttttattatattactagcataatttatttatatttttatggttgaaatatataataatgatttatttatttatttatttgatgagTTAACTCTCATgaattatatctttttattatttaatctttttacaATTTTTGACGGATCAACCTAGCTAACCTaatccattaaaaaataattcttaaatatgtgctcaagataattatttaaattttgtatacaGAGGGTCAGTTTGATCACCCAAATGCACATATACAACTCCCTAGTTAATTATATATTGAGTCCTGACTTTTAATATccgaatatataaatatttccttaacatctttttatctttttcttcttaacaTATTAATTACTACGTCTTTAATGGTAACTTGTGCCTTACACAAGtggaatttaatattaataatatatattaaaatttgtctacttatattcttataatatttttttgttttcttttgtaattttttagacTTATATCTTCTCTAAGTGGGTATAACAGTACTATAATTTGAGTCATCAACACAGAATAAGCCGTAAAAAGGTGCGAATTAATATTACACTGCCATTTCTCTTTTCAACTAAAATGGATAGATGTAGCaaaaaatttagatttataTGGATGAATTTCTACCAATTTAgccatggatttttttttttgtttcttttatgatACTCCATCAtggctttttattttattttgaggaTGAAAATATTAATGACTATATATCCTGTTTAGTGATTTTGTGTCATCTACAAAATTTAGTTAATTCTTAATTGAAGCTTCCCAAGTTCTCAAAGTTGGCCTCTCCTGATTAATCATTGACTTAAAAAATATTCGTGATCTCTATCTagtaaaaatgatattatttcgtaattcaaaatttatagtaTATTATAATGGTATAACTAATTACTTACCTCTCttaatttccattttttgaATGTACAGAATgtccaaatattttatttccttttattttattttatgcaagACTATTTACCAAGGCATAGCTTAAGGAGATGCACCCTTGATTCATTCGTTTACTCACGAAAAGAGCCAAATCAGAGTTGCATGGACACAAAACATGCAACATAACATTAGCAACTCAAAGTCAATGAGGAGAGATCACATAACATTAGCAAAACTCGTATCAGATGGCTTCTACAGAGAAGCACTCTCCCTCTTCTCCCACCTCCATTCTTGTTCTTCCCACACCCTTCACTCTTTCACCTTCCCCACTCTCTTCAAAGCATGCACCAACCTCCGTTCCCCTTCCCACACCCAAACCCTCCATGCCCATCTCCTCAAAACCGGTTTCCATTCCGACCCTTATGCTTCCTCCGCCCTCACTGCCGCCTACGCCGCCAACCCTCGCCATTTCCTCGACGCACTCAAGGCGTTCGACGAAATGCCCCAACCAAACGTCGCATCTCTAAATGCTGCACTTTCTGGCTTCTCGCGAAACGGGCGTCGCGGAGAAGCTCTCCGGGTGTTCCGGCGAGCTGGGTTGGGCCCCTTGAGGCCCAACTCGGTCACTATTGCGTGCATGCTCGGCGTTCCTCGTGTGGGTGCCAACCACGTTGAGATGATGCATTGCTGCGCGGTGAAGTTAGGGGTTGAATTTGATGCCTATGTTGCCACCTCGCTTGTAACTGCGTATTGTAAGTGTGGAGAGGTGGTTTCGGCTTCTAAGGTGTTTGAGGAGTTGCCTGTTAAGAGTGTGGTGAGTTACAACGCTTTCGTTTCGGGTTTGTTGCAGAATGGGGTTCCTCGTTTGGTGTTGGATGTGTTTAAGGAGATGATGAGGGGGGAGGAGTGTGTGGAGTGCAAACTCAATTCAGTGACGTTGGTGTCTGTTCTTTCTGCGTGTGGTAGTCTACAAAGTATTCGTTTTGGGAGGCAGGTTCATGGGGTTGTTGTGAAACTTGAAGCAGGTGATGGGGTTATGGTGATGACTGCACTTGTAGATATGTATTCAAAGTGTGGTTTTTGGCGTTCTGCTTTTGAGGTTTTCACAGGGGTGGAAGGGAATAGGAGAAATTTGATCACTTGGAATTCCATGATTGCGGGAATGATGTTAAATAAAGAGAGTGAGAGAGCTGTTGATATGTTTCAAAGGCTGGAATCTGAAGGGTTGAAGCCTGATTCAGCTACTTGGAATTCCATGATCAGTGGGTTTGCACAACTAGGGGAGTGTGGGGAAGCTTTTAAGTACTTTGGGCAAATGCAGTCTGTTGGTGTGGCTCCATGTTTGAAAATTGTTACTAGCCTTTTGTCAGCATGTGCAGATTCATCTATGTTACAGCATGGAAAAGAGATACATGGGTTATCTTTAAGAACTGATATCAATAGGGATGATTTTTTGGTAACTGCTCTGGTTGATATGTACATGAAATGTGGGCTTGCTTCTTGGGCACGAGGAGTTTTTGATCAGTATGATGCAAAACCAGATGATCCGGCATTTTGGAATGCAATGATTGGTGGGTATGGAAGAAATGGAGACTATGAGTCTGCCTTTGAAATCTTTGATGAAATGCTGGAAGAAATGGTTCGACCAAACAGTGCAACATTTGTCAGTGTTTTATCTGCTTGCAGCCACACGGGTCAGGTTGATAGAGGGTTGCATTTTTTCAGAATGATGAGAATAGAGTATGGCTTGCAGCCAAAGCCTGAGCATTTTGGTTGCATAGTTGATCTTTTAGGTCGGTCTGGTCGATTGAGTGAAGCTCAAGACCTGATGGAGGAATTAGCAGAGCCTCCTGCATCTGTTTTTGCTTCTTTGCTTGGTGCTTGTAGGTGTTACCTAGATTCCAATCTTGGGGAAGAAATGGCCAAGAAGCTTCTAGATGTAGAACCAGAAAACCCTGCTCCTCTGGTGGTATTGTCTAACATATATGCTGGACTGGGAAGATGGAAGGAAGTAGAAAGAATAAGAGGGGTGATCACGGATAAGGGACTGGACAAACTCTCTGGCTTTAGCATGATAGAACTTGCATGAAAAATACTTAaacagtaaaaattaaaataaaatgttttctcaGATAACATAAGAGTTTGTTACGTTTGGAATGTTTCATCTATTTAAACTTCCATAAAATCACTGATTCAACATCTCTTTCACCGCAAATCCATAGTAATCGTCAAAATTGTAAGGAGGTTCGGTGACAAAACAAGAGATCACATCTCTCAGTGTAATGACTCCAACTACTTCATCCTGCCCATCTACTACATAAATCCTGTGAATAGACTGAGAAGCAAGAGTATGGATCACACCCTGCAGTGTTGAGTCAGGCTTGCATGTTATGGATTGGGTAACTTTTCCAGTTTGAAGGGATGACGAGACAATTTTGTTCATGAAATTCATCACAGTCAACTTCCTGAAAGTCAAAATAGAGGAGCAGTAAAGGAGAACATTTCAGTTAAGCAATTAGTTCAGTTACATGTTACAAGCTTCTGTAATGACCAGAGGTGCACTTATTGTTTGTTTTcctcaattttaaaaatgaaaatcaccTCATACAGACACACTCATGCCCTTTTATATTAAGTAGATAATCATATAGCCCTGGTTGATTATATTCTATTTAAATTTGTCATAATTTGTTTGgttatcttctattttgtttttactgAAAACTATCTTGTATTTTTGAGTTTCCCTCATAACCAGTTTTATATGCTTCTCGTCTTCTCCCAAAGTGAATTTTATTGTTGAAACTGTAAAATACATTTTCATCTGATTTTGGAGTTGTTAGAGAGTGGCATATATGTCTTACTAATTGTTGTCAAAGAAGTATCCCATGCAGATTCAAGATTTTTTACTTCGTCTTACCTAAAATTGGTGAAAAGCTCAGGCCTTAGAAGTAAGTGTCTGATGTCTCGTATGCTCAAGTTTCCAACAATTCT is a window from the Glycine max cultivar Williams 82 chromosome 2, Glycine_max_v4.0, whole genome shotgun sequence genome containing:
- the LOC100809263 gene encoding pentatricopeptide repeat-containing protein At2g02750; its protein translation is MQHNISNSKSMRRDHITLAKLVSDGFYREALSLFSHLHSCSSHTLHSFTFPTLFKACTNLRSPSHTQTLHAHLLKTGFHSDPYASSALTAAYAANPRHFLDALKAFDEMPQPNVASLNAALSGFSRNGRRGEALRVFRRAGLGPLRPNSVTIACMLGVPRVGANHVEMMHCCAVKLGVEFDAYVATSLVTAYCKCGEVVSASKVFEELPVKSVVSYNAFVSGLLQNGVPRLVLDVFKEMMRGEECVECKLNSVTLVSVLSACGSLQSIRFGRQVHGVVVKLEAGDGVMVMTALVDMYSKCGFWRSAFEVFTGVEGNRRNLITWNSMIAGMMLNKESERAVDMFQRLESEGLKPDSATWNSMISGFAQLGECGEAFKYFGQMQSVGVAPCLKIVTSLLSACADSSMLQHGKEIHGLSLRTDINRDDFLVTALVDMYMKCGLASWARGVFDQYDAKPDDPAFWNAMIGGYGRNGDYESAFEIFDEMLEEMVRPNSATFVSVLSACSHTGQVDRGLHFFRMMRIEYGLQPKPEHFGCIVDLLGRSGRLSEAQDLMEELAEPPASVFASLLGACRCYLDSNLGEEMAKKLLDVEPENPAPLVVLSNIYAGLGRWKEVERIRGVITDKGLDKLSGFSMIELA
- the LOC100499775 gene encoding Ubiquitin-conjugating enzyme E2 2-like; its protein translation is MSTPARKRLMRDFKRLQLDPPAGISGAPQDNNIMLWNAVIFGPDDTPWDGGTFKLTLQFTEDYPNKPPTVRFVSQMFHPNIYADGSICLDILQNQWSPIYDVAAILTSIQSLLCDPNPNSPANSEAARMFSENKREYNRRVRDIVEQSWTAD